The segment CTGATTTGTCTCCCTACAACCTAAGGAGAGAAATGCAGCTTTAGTGGCCCCGTTTGTTTCAAAAGCAACACAAATCGAGGTCCAAAATCTTAGCATGGCAGTTGTATCCTGTCATTAATCCCCAAAGCACGAGAACAAGGCTTACCTGACTTTGTATTTAATACCTAACACCGCAGAGAGACAAAAAACTATGTATTAAATATATACAGGTTTGGcacaaaaatatacatttagaTTAGTCAGTTGGACAATTTTTCAAAGAGTTAACAGTACAGCTGCTATGTGTCAGTTCAAAGTGTGACGAGGTTCTCGGCGATGTAACAGAGGCTGTAGAAGTTGCAGCCTAAGCAGCAGAGGTTACAGAGGGAGGACAGCAGTCTGTACAGCCACAGGCGACCGCTGAGGTGTCTGTATTTGACGTCCGTCTCAGACAGCTTGGCGTAAGCTTCGCGGTTCGACGAAAGGCCGATGTCCTGACCCAATCCGCACGCCTGCTCGATAAGGTGCATGTCCGCCATGATCTCCGATGTCATTTGGCCAAACCACTGAGCGTTGACAGCCGCGACTGTCACCGACACAAAGAAGATGAAGATCTGGTGGGGAAAGCAAAGTCAGAGATTAAAGAAATGTTCTGAAAATTGGTTTTATGCAACGCGATGATGTTGAACACGCAACACACCTGAAATGATTCTCTGTCGTTCAGCTTGTCGCTGGGATGATACACAGCGTAGATAGTGAGGTTAAAGAAGGCACAAGCTGATCCCAAGTGGAGGTAGAATGGGACAAGGCGACTCTGGATAAACCCATAAGTGTGTCTGTTCAGGTGGTTGTCCATTACAAAGCCTGagcaaaaaaacagaacaacGCATTAGCACTGTAGGGCTCTTAATTCATAAAAAACACTCATTTATCATGGGACAGGGGACTACTTTTACATGGAACCGAAATATcctgaaaataaatatttctgaTGACCTCTACCCTAATTAAGTCAAAGTTAATTAATTTGAATAATCAAATTAAGATGTAAGGTATCCCAAATCTAGTATGACTTAATCACACAGAATTTCCCCAATAATTTCAGACGCAAATGCTTGAAACATGCTTACTCTGCTCTATGGTTTTAAGAAGTTAAGACTGTTACAACATTGTGTTTGCCTGGATACCACGAtagaaatgtgacaaaaacataaggTGTGTGGTTAAATACTGGCAGGAAGCTCAGATGTTGCAATGTACTGGGGATCAAGGGGTCATTTTCCGTTAATAATACAACTATGCTGGATAGCATGTAGAGTAGACCTTGCATTATTGGTGACTGAGCTAAAGGAAAAACAAGTCAGGGTCTGGGAGTAGACATAAAGGCGAccaataaaaaaacagggttgcaataataataataataataagaagaaaaaaaggtgcTTCACTGAGGTCCTGTTCACACTTGACTTAAGTGGACAGATCTAAATACAGGTGTAAACGCACATTGAAAAGAACACTTCAGTCATCTTTGTGTTGTTAATACAGCATGACAACATCCCTCTCCTGTGTGTTTCTAACGTTCTTGTGTACTTTTAtagtatgtgtctgtgtgcatggtACCAACTTGAAATAAAGGTGACCCAAATCTGCATTCCCCAGTAGgtggagagcagcagcagctgcagcagcttgACTGTGAACGTGGGCTCATTGTCAGTGGACATGCTTCCTGCTCAGCCTCTTTCTTCTCCAGTCTGTAGTCTCCAAAACAGACCCGTCAGGCAAGACCAGTAATGCTTTCTTTCTCTtgtgaggggggtggggggagcaCTTGATGCTCCACTCGAAAGCCTCTGCAAAACAATACATAATCATAAGCAGTATATTAAGGATGTGATAACATGCAACATATAGTAAGAACACAGCTTCTATGGTTTAACCCCAGTCAATGCAGGACAATTTTTTTAAGGATTACTGCTATGTAGACCTGGGCAATatgtcgatattatatcgatattgtgatatgagactggagatcgtcttagattttggatatcgtaatatcgtgatatggcataagtgtcttttcctggttttaaaggctgcattacagtaaagtgatgtcattttctgaacttaccagactgttgtaactattctattatttgcctttacccacttagtcattatatccacattactgatgattatttatcaaaactctcattgtgtaaatattttgtgaaagcaccattagtcaacactacaatatcgttgcggtatcgatatagaggcatttggtcaaaaatatcgtgatatttgattttctccatatcgcccagccctactgctaTAAAGACTGAAACTTAGTGTAGCCTACTCATCCACACCTTTAGATAAGAACTACACACCTCTTGTTACTGGGACAGCGGCAGCTTATCCAGCTTCCCAAGTAGACAACACAACCAACAGGGTAACCTTAGTGTTGTATTTCTGTCAATAATGGAAGGTGTCTAGGACAGTTTGTACCCATAGAAGTGTGCACCCTAAATTAAACTTCCGCATTGTTGTCAAGGAAACCAGGTTGCTGTCTTGAACTCAGTGTACCGCAGTGTACAGATATCAAACAGACCAatagaaaaaataatattacTCACTAACCCGGCTAATTCTCAAAGTCTGCAGGCTAAAAACAAACAGTGCTGCATGATTTAAGTCCAAACAACCCCGACAGCAGCTAGCTACGTTTGGTGACTGACGAGGCAGCACCAAATCTTCAAGTCACCTTTGCGAAAACAAATTATTTCGTAAGCTAACGCCAGCTATTAATGTctgctaacgctaacgttatATATGTACAAAAATACCACCGTGTAGCAGATGATAAAAATAGACTaacagctagcgttagcttcaGTTAACTGTGGAAGTTAGCTTTACTTAGAAAACTATTGCTGCAGTTCACATTCACAGTCCTTAAAGTCAGCAACCGTCACCTTTCTAATCTTGTAACTTTTATTGTAAAAACTCTTTTGAGTACAGCCTACCTGTGTTGAACAAGAACTCCAGACAGCTTGTTGCAGAGATCTTCGGCTCTGGAAGTAAACTTACCTGCTGACAGTGGCTAACAGCTTCGCTGCTAACTCATTTTACAAGTCAGTGGAGAAGAAGGCGGAACCCTAAGTGTAACATCAGTATTTCTATGGTCACAATGGGCTCTGGAAAAATCCCGAACAGTTCTTAACAGACTCCCATTTAAAAGAAGTTGAAGGATACAGaaacaaaactaatgaaaaactCAGCTTTGCACTGTGCTGTTATTCAAATAGTCAAACAAATCTGCTCAGACTGTCGACTAGATTTGTGTGACAGCTGTGGATATTATCTGTGAACCCTTAAGATATTACTAGTGCAACATGGTATTGGGCCCCCATTAACTACAGAATCTAacgttatatttaaaaaaagcacaagAATGATATTTATTCcagaaaagacattttaatgaattaattcaaTCACACTGTCCTGGTGATAAGGGATTTTGATATCAAAATAGGTAGCTTACAATATAGTTTGTTTGATTTCTTCATATCACAAaagtagcctatatattttaaaatatggaTATGACACTATTCAGGAAGTCATGTTTTCAAAGTCTATGGCACTAGGTAAGGCTGACCTGTTATTAAAAGATGTAGAACAGAGAAATGCAAAGGTTCTGTCATGATAAGGCCGaacatacacatttaaaaaaaagaagaaaaaaaagaagggaaaaataTTTGGTGCAATATGTACCCAACAAGGACAAGTTACACATAGGGTGTTAAGCAGCACATGGAATCAGAACATGCATGTTGAAACAAGCTGTAGGTGTACAGAAAAgggcaaaataaaatacattcatCATACTCAAAAGTATAACAACACTGGTGCTCTTGCCTCACATTGATAGAAGGGCCTCTTAAGACAGTTTAGTTGCCACaccagttttttgtttttgttgaaacatCCCCAAACCAGAAGCTGCCGGCAAACATGACTTGCAGTCAGAgcctgagtgtgtctgtgactcGGGGCGAGGTCAGGTACCAGTGATGGGGTTCAGTGTCGGGCAGATTTACAGATTTTGTCGTAAACCTCTGGGAAGGCCTCCTTACAGCCTAGTTCATCTCTCAGTCTGTGATACAGCTGTCCGTCAAACATCTCCCAAAACTCCTCTCGGTTCATGTACACATCTGCATATAGCATCTGGAACCTGCAGGAGGCAGATGGCACATGTACATATAAATGCAAGACGCAGCGTGAATGTTAATGTCATTATATTTTCTATGTTCCAGCTATTAATCGTTTCAGCACTAGTCACGGGCGTGACATTATCAATATCATTACAAAGATTTCACCTTAGTTACCAACGCTACATTTCacgtattatttttatttgagaCTTACCCATGCACATCTCTAACAAACTTCTCCAGCTGACGCGTTGATGCTTTAGCTTCAAAGTGTTTGACTTTGGGCTCTCCATAAGCCCCAATATCCACATACAACTCTTCCTCTTGACCTTTGGGGTGGACCATCCCTCTGCCTGGTGGCAAAAGGAATGGACACAGCCACAGAGGATAGACCTGGAATTACACAAAACGTGCAGGAGTTCAAACAGGAGTATGTTCTATAAAACAGCAGGTATTTAGAGGCTTCGTTCACATCTGAGCCTTACGTCAATGTCCTGGTGGAAGCGCGTGATGGCATCCTGCAGATTCTTCATGGGTACCAGCATGTCCTGGACCACGTGGTGCTGTTCATAAAGCCGTCTGATGGTCTCTCCCTGGGTGAGCTTCAACAGTGAGATCTTCGGAGGAACCATCCATCCAAAAAGCCAACGGAATATTGGGTTGTTGCCGAAAGGAATAATATCCTATAGAAAggacacaaatatacacagagACGTACATAAACGGGTTAAACGACAATGGCAAAAAGGCTCTGAGATGCATTGCGTTCTAACTAGTGCTGAAACAATGAATCAGTTAGGGGAACAATTATAATAAGCCATTGTTTAAGTAATTTATTAAGCCAAATATTTGCTGATTTCAGTCTCTCAATGTGAGGATCTGctgtctttctctgtttcttGGGCTGTCAGCCAGACACCAGAAGTACATTCAAGATGTTATGTTGGAAACAACTTtccatgaaaaagaaaaataaacaatcttgtgttttttttttttttttttttaaatcatataaTGTTGAATTTCTACATGAGCATATCATTTGCTATAATATCTGTTCCAGCTTAATTACGATGACACACAgacgtggccgggttggctcagtgggtagagcacgtgcacatatactgagaggtttatgcctcgacgcagaggtccagggttcaaatccgacttgtgacgatttcttgcatgtcttacccctctctctcccctttctcacctaaatctcctatccaataaaggcggaaaagaccaaaaaataataataaaaaaaaagagataacacacagatacaatCCAGTTGTACTGCTCTTATattccagcagagggcagcCTTCCAACACTCTCTTACATCATGTCCaacacattaattaattaattatactgtttattgatccccagtggggaaattacaattcatactctgtttgttagaaatcactacacacaggcctgaaatacacacagacatgctcaggacctattcatgcaaaaatggagagatgtcagagtgagtgggctgccagtgctggaccagcaccCTAATTAATTATGTCTATCACAAATTGTTGATGTAATCAAAGCGATGGTCAGCTCTCTTTCTGCCTGACTTTCCTTTGCACGGTCTACAAAAACCTTTCAAAAACAGAGAGCACCCAAAAGCCCAGAGCCAGCTCCTGTCGGTATCTGTCAAACCACGACGATGCATAATTCATCAGCCATTTACTGTCTCAGAAAACAAAGGATGCCAAGCCCTTCTCACTAATGGCtaatggggtgtgtgtgtgtgtgtgtgtgtgtaaaggtagAGAAAAAGCATAAGAGTGTAATAAAGAGAAGTGAGCAAGGATAAGATGATGACAAGCAAATATCTGGCAGATATGTGCAGTAAAGGTCATGGAAACAGCCTCTGTGTGATTTTGTGAGTACCTGAAGCTCCCAGAAGATGCTGCGTGTATGTCTGTGATAGTACTGTCTTAGAGGGATGTATTCAACTCCTGCGTAGTCGCCCTTCAGGTAGCCCTCCACGTGTTTAAAGAACCATGGTTTGAAGTGCAGGCCGATTCTGTTGACCTGATGTCAGAGAGGAAAATGGAGGAGGTTAAATGGGATGTAACCTGTGAAAACAAGTCGATTACACGCTCCTAAACATTGTACCTTATCCGGCTCGGCGTGGTCAGTCATCATTCCCGTCATGATGACGGCGGTGTCCCGACTGTACTGGAGGCCCTCTACAAACGAGTTCCGCTTGTCCTCCGATGCTTCAGTGAACCGTTTACAGATGTTCTCCAGCCCTCTGACCGGCTCATAGCGCAGCTTCACCCAGGGTTTAGCTGGGATTATTTTAATCTCCGCTGCGACCAGGAACCCCAGCGTTCCACAGGACCACGGGACGGCGTGGAACAGGTCCGGGTTCTCCTCCTAGGTGACAGACAAATGAATTGTCTATTTGAACAAGAACGAAATATTACAGAGCTCATTTCATAGTTCTTGGTTCCAAAATAGAAAACAGCTGGATGCACTATTTGCGTTGAAAAATTACGAAGGATGGATTTGCAATTTTTCCTTAGTCAAGGGGAGTAAATaaagcaaataataataaccCTGGGGAGGGTCTGTATTAAACATAAGGTCCAGCCCAGCTACGAGTATGTTCACGTGACAGAGGAAGAGTGCTTATCGAGCCTTCAAGTGGGCTCGTGTTTATGAGAAAAGTCCATATGAATGCGCCCCCCCATACACAACATCGTAAGCGGAAATTTTCTGAAAGCTCAGACTTGACGAGTTGTCTAAATGACTTCCCATCTTGTGAATGCGAGTTCACAAG is part of the Perca flavescens isolate YP-PL-M2 chromosome 9, PFLA_1.0, whole genome shotgun sequence genome and harbors:
- the si:ch211-121a2.4 gene encoding transmembrane protein 205 yields the protein MSTDNEPTFTVKLLQLLLLSTYWGMQIWVTFISSFVMDNHLNRHTYGFIQSRLVPFYLHLGSACAFFNLTIYAVYHPSDKLNDRESFQIFIFFVSVTVAAVNAQWFGQMTSEIMADMHLIEQACGLGQDIGLSSNREAYAKLSETDVKYRHLSGRLWLYRLLSSLCNLCCLGCNFYSLCYIAENLVTL
- the dhcr24 gene encoding delta(24)-sterol reductase isoform X1, which gives rise to MDSLLYLAGLVVLFLLWIKVKGLDYVIVHQRWIFVCLFLLPLSVIFDVYYYVRAWLIFKMCSAPKLHDQRVRDIQRQVREWRKDGSKTYMCTGRPGWLTVSLRVGKYKKTHKNIMINMMDILEVDTKKQVVRVEPLANMGQVTALLTSIGWTLPVLPELDDLTVGGLVMGTGIESSSHIHGLFQHICVAFELVLADGSLVRCTEEENPDLFHAVPWSCGTLGFLVAAEIKIIPAKPWVKLRYEPVRGLENICKRFTEASEDKRNSFVEGLQYSRDTAVIMTGMMTDHAEPDKVNRIGLHFKPWFFKHVEGYLKGDYAGVEYIPLRQYYHRHTRSIFWELQDIIPFGNNPIFRWLFGWMVPPKISLLKLTQGETIRRLYEQHHVVQDMLVPMKNLQDAITRFHQDIDVYPLWLCPFLLPPGRGMVHPKGQEEELYVDIGAYGEPKVKHFEAKASTRQLEKFVRDVHGFQMLYADVYMNREEFWEMFDGQLYHRLRDELGCKEAFPEVYDKICKSARH
- the dhcr24 gene encoding delta(24)-sterol reductase isoform X2, yielding MCTGRPGWLTVSLRVGKYKKTHKNIMINMMDILEVDTKKQVVRVEPLANMGQVTALLTSIGWTLPVLPELDDLTVGGLVMGTGIESSSHIHGLFQHICVAFELVLADGSLVRCTEEENPDLFHAVPWSCGTLGFLVAAEIKIIPAKPWVKLRYEPVRGLENICKRFTEASEDKRNSFVEGLQYSRDTAVIMTGMMTDHAEPDKVNRIGLHFKPWFFKHVEGYLKGDYAGVEYIPLRQYYHRHTRSIFWELQDIIPFGNNPIFRWLFGWMVPPKISLLKLTQGETIRRLYEQHHVVQDMLVPMKNLQDAITRFHQDIDVYPLWLCPFLLPPGRGMVHPKGQEEELYVDIGAYGEPKVKHFEAKASTRQLEKFVRDVHGFQMLYADVYMNREEFWEMFDGQLYHRLRDELGCKEAFPEVYDKICKSARH